One region of Bubalus kerabau isolate K-KA32 ecotype Philippines breed swamp buffalo chromosome 6, PCC_UOA_SB_1v2, whole genome shotgun sequence genomic DNA includes:
- the HJV gene encoding hemojuvelin isoform X3, translating into MQECIDQKVYQAEVDNLPAAFEDGSINGGDRPGGSSLSIRTANPGSHVEIRAAYIGTTIIIRQTAGQLSFSIRVAEDVARAFSAEQDLQLCVGGCPPSQRLSRSVRSRRGTITMDTARQLCKEGLPVEDAYFHSCVFDVLISGDPNFTVAAQAALEDARAFLPDLEKLHLFPSDAGVPLSSATLLAPLLSGLFVLWLCIQ; encoded by the coding sequence CCCGCAGCCTTTGAAGATGGTTCTATCAATGGAGGTGATCGACCTGGGGGCTCAAGTTTGTCCATTCGAACCGCTAACCCTGGGAGCCATGTGGAGATCCGAGCTGCCTACATTGGCACAACTATAATCATTCGGCAGACAGCTGGGCAGctctccttctccatcagagtaGCAGAGGATGTGGCCAGGGCCTTCTCAGCTGAGCAGGACCTGCAGCTCTGTGTTGGGGGATGCCCTCCAAGTCAGCGACTCTCACGCTCAGTGCGCAGTCGTCGGGGAACTATAACCATGGATACTGCCAGACAGCTGTGCAAGGAAGGGCTGCCGGTTGAAGACGCTTACTTTCATTCCTGTGTCTTTGATGTTTTAATCTCCGGTGACCCTAACTTTACTGTAGCAGCTCAGGCAGCTCTGGAGGATGCCCGAGCCTTCCTGCCAGACTTGGAAAAACTACACCTCTTCCCCTCAGATGCTGGGGTTCCTCTTTCCTCAGCAACCCTCCTAGCTCCACTTCTTTCTGGGCTCTTTGTTCTGTGGCTTTGCATTCAGTAA